The genome window ATCTGAAATATAATGCTTAGAATCAGACCCGCCGTGAAGTGCATGATACAAAACCCGATTAGCCATTGAACAAACGTCAGATCAGTGAGCCAGATGGGTAATACAGCAATAAATACCAGATAAAATAGCTTACTCAGAAACAAAACGGTCAATTCCATCCGGGTAAATGGCTTAACGACTTTAGACTCTTTCTCCCGACTATACCGATATGCCTGCCGGAAATCCTTTACAAAAAAGGAAAACGTCATCAGTCCGTAAAGCAAAAAGGCGTAAATGTGCTGGTATTGATGATACTGTTTGGGTCGCTCACTGGGTGAAAGTCGGAGCAAAGGCTTCCCCGTGATGTCTTCATCCATGTCATGGATGTTGGTGTAGGTATGATGAAGTGTGTTGTGTTGCACCCGCCAGTTCAAGACGTTGCCACCGAGCAGGTACAGGGAAGAACTGGATAAAGTGTTGACCCAGGATATAGCGGAAAAGGAACCGTGATTGGCATCGTGCATGACAGACATTCCGATTCCAGAAATGCCAATCCCCATAATGAAGGCCAACAAGGTCATTAGCCAAAGTGGGCACGTATTGCTCAGTATTAGCGCGTAAGGAACCAGGAACAAACTAATCATAAAGATCCCTTTTATAACCAGTGACGTTCCTCCAAATTTAGACCGATCGCTTTCTTTGAAATGAAGCTCTACTCGCTCGCGCAGTACCTGAAAAAAATTTGATTTATCCTTATTTGAGAACTTTACCCTGCATTTACTCATCTTGTTTGCTCGCAAATTTTTATAGTCAGGAGTAGGAATATGGTATTGGGCTTTTTAAAGTCCCTTAAAAGCAATAAAGGGCTATTAAGCCCTTTATAATTCTTTGCTAAACTAAACGCTGAGAAGTGCAAGCAATTAACATCATCTCAGCGTTGTCGATTGTCAATTATCGGTTAGACCAGCTGTACTTTAACAGCGTTCAGTCCTTTTCTTCCTTGTTCTACTTCAAATTGAACCTCATCATTTTCCTGAACTTGGTCCAGAAGGCCAGATGCATGCACGAAAATGTCTTCAGAAGAATCTTCTACTTTAATGAATCCGAACCCTTTCGTTTCATTGAAAAACTTAACAATACCCTTTTTCATCTTTAAACTAATAATTTTCATGAAGATACGGATAAAATCAGGGAGTATCTAACTTTCAATCATTAAATTGACATTATATTTTAGATTGAATCTAAAGTAGAAGCTACTTCACCACGTAGATAATTCTGATTTTTCCGACTTTACCTCATCTTCACGATAAAACAAAGAAAGCGCTACAACATTGGTTGCAGCGCTTTCTTCAGGAAGCGAAAAGCTTACTTATTTGATGGCAAAGGAACCTTCTCCAATGCGGAAGCCTTCGGCATAAAGTTCTACCGTGTATTTACCCGGTTTATACGACATACCGCGTGTGTACGTAAAGTCCACATTCTGGTTGTTGTTCGTATAAGGAATGGTTTGTTTGGCGGTATACATCATGTCCTGGCCGTTGAAGTTAAACTGTCCAGAACCGGTACTTTCATCCGAAATCACTGCCCCTGTTGGATCAAGCACCCGCAAAAAGACATCTTTCTCTTCTTGTCTAGTTAACGGATTATCGAGAAGCGTATATTTCACCTGGATTTTATCGACCCGGCGCGCTTTCACTTCATCGGCAGATGCATCACGTGCTTTCCCTTTCGAGTTCAGGGCAAAGATCCGGACGTTTTGTGCCCGAAGTGCCGAAGCGCGGGTTACTTTATCGCTAAGATCCGTGTTGACAGCGGTGATTTTACCTACTGAATCGGCCAGCGTCTGGCGCTCCGTTTTCAGGGTGGTATTTTCGTCGTTCAGTGTTTGGTTGTTTGTAACCAACAACTCATTTTCGGTACGTAGCTGCGCGATCAAGGTATCTTTCTCGGCCAGGAAGGCTACGTATTCTTTGATTTTGCGCTCATACTTGGAAATCGAAATCCGCTGGCCACGGCGTAAGGCATCTTTATCACGTTGTAACTGTACTTTCACTTTTTCCAGTTCGGTTACATCGCCGCCTAATTTCTGCACTTCCGCAATTTTAGCATCCAATGCCGTTGAAATCGAATCCAGCTTAACCCGCGTAGTTGTCAACTCTTCAACGCGTGTCGCGATCGTAGATTCCTGGTTTTTAGTGACATCCTTTTGTTCAAACAAGAGATAGCTTGATACACCGGCCAAAATTGTCATAATAATTAAGGCTGCAATCAGTGCGCCATTCGCTTTGGGCTGTTTGTTCTCCATAATTTACATTACATTTTTGTTAAACAATTAGACAGATAATTGTGTAAAAATTCTCTTCCAAATAATCGTTTTTTAGTAACAAATATTGTCTAAACAGCGAATAGCCAGTCACTTTGTGGATACGACTTTAGCAATAACGTTAACATTCCTCCATTTGTTATATATGATAACGGAATTTTATTAGTTATTGGTTCCTCTTGATTATCAGCCTTTAACCCAAAGGTGCTTCAATTGGTTATAGACTGAGTCCTTTGTCATTTTTTTTATGCCTGAACTTCCCGAGGTTGAAATTTACCGCCAGTACCTGGAAACATCGTCTTTACACCAGCCCATTGATGATTTGGATGTTGAAGATCCTAAATTATTGACAACTAATTTTGCGGATCTTCGTGCGGCGTTGGTCGGACGTTCGTTCACCGGTACGCGCCGGGTTGGCAAAAATTTATTTGTTATGACCGACTCCCCGGATGTGACACTTCACATGCATTTTGGGATGACCGGCGACCTGGCCTATTATCATTCTTCCCTCGATCGACCCAAGTACGCGCGTATTGTTTTCTACTTCCGCACGGGTTTCAATCTTGGGTTTATTTGCCCGCGTAAGTTTGAACGAATCGGACTTGTTGAGGACATAGATACGTATTTACAGCGTAAAAAGATTGGTTTGGATGGTTTAAGCATTTCACTTTCCGAGCTAACGGCCCAAATCAAGCCTAAAAAAGCATTCATCAAACCCGTCCTTATGGATCAGAGCACGGTCGCCGGACTAGGTAACTGGATTGTGGATGAAGTTTTATTTCAGGCCCTTATTCATCCGGAACAACGGGCCAATACGCTAACTGATGACCAATTTTCGGCGTTGCACAGGGCCATCCGCTATGTTCTGGAAACGGCGATTCGCCACGAAGCGCAGTACCGTGATTTTCCGGCTGGTTTTCTAATTCACGTCCGCGAGTGGGACAATTCGCCGTATGACGATGTCAATGCGCATAAATTCTGTCCTCGTTGCGCCACGCGCATTGAGAAAACCGAAGTTGGTGGCCGAACCACCTATTTCTGCCCAAAAGACCAGAAGGTAGGTTGATGGTTGAGAGGGTATATATATAGTAGGCTATAAACTGCTCTAGAACTTTCTTAGGCACTAATAACAACCCACGCTTATACAATTCTACGCAGTTACGAAAGACATTGCTTTTTTAGGGGTTTGGGATCCCGTCAGTGGTTTCAATTCTACACAGGTACGATTAGAAGTGTGGAAAAGCTGTTAATGGAAAGGCTAGCCCCAAAATTTCAATTCCACACAGGTACGATTAGAAGTAAGATTCCGCGTTGGACGCTTTCAGGGAGCCGTTATTTCAATTCCACACAGGT of Tellurirhabdus bombi contains these proteins:
- a CDS encoding fatty acid desaturase family protein; amino-acid sequence: MISLFLVPYALILSNTCPLWLMTLLAFIMGIGISGIGMSVMHDANHGSFSAISWVNTLSSSSLYLLGGNVLNWRVQHNTLHHTYTNIHDMDEDITGKPLLRLSPSERPKQYHQYQHIYAFLLYGLMTFSFFVKDFRQAYRYSREKESKVVKPFTRMELTVLFLSKLFYLVFIAVLPIWLTDLTFVQWLIGFCIMHFTAGLILSIIFQMAHIVEGAEHAMPDEQGTVHNAWAIHQVRTTANFGCPVWVSWFIGGLDFQVEHHLFPNISHVHYRALSKIVRRTAEDFDIPYNAKSSLLDALRSHVNMLKELGNGNAYHEFAVQEAPVNQLS
- a CDS encoding cold-shock protein, translating into MKKGIVKFFNETKGFGFIKVEDSSEDIFVHASGLLDQVQENDEVQFEVEQGRKGLNAVKVQLV
- a CDS encoding Fpg/Nei family DNA glycosylase, with the translated sequence MPELPEVEIYRQYLETSSLHQPIDDLDVEDPKLLTTNFADLRAALVGRSFTGTRRVGKNLFVMTDSPDVTLHMHFGMTGDLAYYHSSLDRPKYARIVFYFRTGFNLGFICPRKFERIGLVEDIDTYLQRKKIGLDGLSISLSELTAQIKPKKAFIKPVLMDQSTVAGLGNWIVDEVLFQALIHPEQRANTLTDDQFSALHRAIRYVLETAIRHEAQYRDFPAGFLIHVREWDNSPYDDVNAHKFCPRCATRIEKTEVGGRTTYFCPKDQKVG